One genomic window of Monodelphis domestica isolate mMonDom1 chromosome 1, mMonDom1.pri, whole genome shotgun sequence includes the following:
- the LOC100619242 gene encoding zinc finger protein 83-like isoform X1 — protein MMLSSFFVCLYHYRTAVPSFCNLSPLTNKDYQEKQVDSFGFSRLDQKGRIKVAKRMAFECLTASHKLLRFQDVVVNFTQEEWSLLDPAEKDLFWDVMLENYENFISLAPFQMFLHEQGLPDSKPLLISQLERRETSWLPMEEILKSLYLDFLPEDNTFRLKCNLGSVLSSQQKIPGKKCLHEYDNFWKSFIGLSGLSEYDRICLREKLSQYNKRQKSFIHHSKRIRYHRTYAQGKLSKCDEFGKDFSISSQESEKVHSGVEKNFECNECGKAYHSSQSLIAHQRTHVGEKAHKCKECEKAFGSWISLFVHKKIHNGEKSYLCNECDKTFKQKRHLKIHKMVHAGQKSYVCNICLKIFSNRHYLDQHKKIHTSDIIYKCNHCEKAFSQESQFIKHKLIHTRERAFGCNECGKAFSNKHYLSKHQKIHIGVKPFKCNECGKAFSSKSYLIQHKKIHTGVKPFKCNECGKGFMSKSYLIQHQRIHAGGKPYKCNECGKAFSSNSYLIQHQRIHTGEKLYKCNECGKTFISNKQLSQHKRIHTGEKPYSCNECGKTFRQMGHVETHKKIHTGEKPFECSECGKAFISNQQLSRHQRIHIGGKPYKCNECGKAFSSNSYLTLHQRIHPGGKPYKCNECGKVFISNNNLIQHQKIHPGENPYKCNECGKVFSSNSYLIQHQRIHTGEKPYKCNECGKAFICNSYLIQHQRIHTGGKAYTCNECGKAFSSHQKLTLHQRIHTGEKPYKCSTCGKAFNSNSYLIEHQRIHTGEKPYKCKECGKAFRQSSSLMQHQKIHTGEKPYHCNECGKAFRQSSSLMQHQVIHTGEKPYKCNECGKAFNNNQNLSRHQRTHTGEKPYKCNKCGKAFSSNSYLTQHQRIHTGEKPYKCNACWKSFSSNQKLSRHQRVHIGEKPYKCNECGKAFCTNSRFEVHKAVHSGERPI, from the exons ttttggcttctcaagacttgACCAAAAAGGGAGAATCAAGGTGGCAAAGAGAATGGCTTTTGAGTGCCTAACAGCATCCCAC AAATTGTTGAGATTCCAAGATGTGGTTGTAAACTTTACCCAAGAGGAATGGAGCCTGTTAGATCCTGCTGAGAAGGACCTTTTCTGGGATGTGATGCTTGAAAACTATGAGAACTTTATCTCCCTTG CACCTTTTCAAATGTTTCTTCATGAGCAAGGACTTCCAGATTCCAAGCCACTTTTGATTTCTCaattagagagaagagaaacatcATGGCTACCAATGGAAGAAATCCTAAAAAGCCTTTATTTGG attttCTTCCTGAAGATAATACTTTTAGACTGAAGTGCAATCTGGGATCAGTCCTTTCTTCACAACAGAAAATTCCTGGAAAAAAATGTCTCCATGAATATGACAACTTTTGGAAGAGCTTCATTGGGTTGTCAGGTCTAAGTGAATATGACAGAATCTGCTTAAGAGAGAAACTCTCTCAGTATAATAAACGTCAGAAGTCCTTCATTCACCATTCAAAACGAATTCGTTACCATAGGACATATGCTCAAGGAAAACTCTCTAAATGTGATGAATTTGGCAAAGACTTTAGCATCAGTTCACAAGAGTCTGAAAAGGTTCATAGTGGTGTGGAAAAAaactttgaatgtaatgaatgtgggaaagcttacCACAGTAGCCAATCTCTAATTGCTCATCAAAGAACTCATGTTGGAGAGAAGGCCCATAAATGCAAAGAATGTGAAAAAGCCTTTGGTTCCTGGATAAGCCTTTTTGTACATAAGAAAATTCACAATGGAGAGAAATCCTATTTATGTAATGAATGTGATAAAACCTTTAAGCAGAAGCGACACCTTAAAATTCACAAGATGGTTCATGCTGGACAGAAGtcatatgtatgtaatatatgtttGAAAATCTTCAGTAATAGGCATTACTTAGACCAACATAAAAAAATTCATACTAGCGATATAATCTATAAGTGTAATCATTGTGAGAAAGCATTCAGCCAGGAATCACAGTTTATTAAACACAAGTTAATTCATACCAGGGAAAGAGCATTTggatgtaatgaatgtgggaaagctttcagCAATAAACACTACCTGAGCAAACATCAAAAAATTCATATTGGAGTGAAACCCttcaaatgtaatgaatgtgggaaggcctttagcAGTAAGAGCTACCTTATACAACATAAAAAAATTCATACTGGAGTGAAACCCttcaaatgtaatgaatgtgggaaaggctTTATGAGTAAGAGCTACCTAATTCAGCATCAAAGAATCCATGCTGGAGGGAagccttataaatgtaatgaatgtgggaaagccttcagtaGTAATAGCTACCTAATtcagcatcagagaattcatacaggTGAGAAActctataaatgtaatgaatgtgggaaaactttCATTAGTAATAAACAACTTTCACAGCATaaaagaatccatactggagagaaaccttatagttgtaatgaatgtggaaaaaccTTTAGGCAGATGGGACATGTTGAAACACATAAAAAGATTCATACAGgtgagaaaccttttgaatgtagtgaatgtgggaaagcctttataAGTAATCAACAGCTATCCcgacatcaaagaattcatattGGAGGGAagccttataaatgtaatgaatgtggaaaagccttcagtAGTAATAGCTATTTAACACTACATCAAAGAATTCATCCTGGTGGGAAGCCCTataagtgtaatgaatgtggcaaaGTTTTCATCAGTAATAATAATCTAATTCAGCATCAAAAAATCCATCCTGGAGAAAACccctataaatgtaatgaatgtgggaaagtctTTAGCAGTAATAGCTACCTAATtcaacatcaaagaattcatactggagagaaaccctacaaatgtaatgaatgtggaaaagccttcatCTGTAATAGCTACCTAATTCAACATCAAAGAATCCATACTGGCGGGAAGGCATAtacatgtaatgaatgtggaaaagccttcagcAGCCATCAAAAGCTCACTCTTCATcaaagaatccatactggagagaaaccatataaATGTAGTACATGTGGTAAAGCCTTCAATAGTAACAGCTATCTAattgaacatcaaagaatccatactggagagaagccctacAAATGTAAAGAATGTGGCAAAGCCTTTAGGCAAAGTTCATCACTTATGcaacatcagaaaattcacactggagagaaaccctatcattgtaatgaatgtgggaaagcctttaggCAAAGTTCATCCCTTATGCAACATCAGgtaattcatactggagagaaaccctacaAATGTAATGAGTGTGGGAAAGCATTCAACAATAATCAAAATTTATCACGACATCAaagaactcatactggagagaagccgtataaatgtaataaatgtgggaaagccttcagcaGTAATAGCTATCTAACTCAGCATcaaagaatccatactggagaaaaaccttataagTGTAATGCGTGTTGGAAATCCTTTAGCAGTAATCAAAAGCTCTCAAGACATCAAAGAGTCCATATTGGAGAAAAaccctataaatgtaatgaatgtgggaaagccttctgCACCAATTCTAGATTTGAAGTACATAAGGCAGTTCATTCTGGAGAGAGACCTATTTAG
- the LOC100619242 gene encoding zinc finger protein 83-like isoform X2 has protein sequence MAFECLTASHKLLRFQDVVVNFTQEEWSLLDPAEKDLFWDVMLENYENFISLAPFQMFLHEQGLPDSKPLLISQLERRETSWLPMEEILKSLYLDFLPEDNTFRLKCNLGSVLSSQQKIPGKKCLHEYDNFWKSFIGLSGLSEYDRICLREKLSQYNKRQKSFIHHSKRIRYHRTYAQGKLSKCDEFGKDFSISSQESEKVHSGVEKNFECNECGKAYHSSQSLIAHQRTHVGEKAHKCKECEKAFGSWISLFVHKKIHNGEKSYLCNECDKTFKQKRHLKIHKMVHAGQKSYVCNICLKIFSNRHYLDQHKKIHTSDIIYKCNHCEKAFSQESQFIKHKLIHTRERAFGCNECGKAFSNKHYLSKHQKIHIGVKPFKCNECGKAFSSKSYLIQHKKIHTGVKPFKCNECGKGFMSKSYLIQHQRIHAGGKPYKCNECGKAFSSNSYLIQHQRIHTGEKLYKCNECGKTFISNKQLSQHKRIHTGEKPYSCNECGKTFRQMGHVETHKKIHTGEKPFECSECGKAFISNQQLSRHQRIHIGGKPYKCNECGKAFSSNSYLTLHQRIHPGGKPYKCNECGKVFISNNNLIQHQKIHPGENPYKCNECGKVFSSNSYLIQHQRIHTGEKPYKCNECGKAFICNSYLIQHQRIHTGGKAYTCNECGKAFSSHQKLTLHQRIHTGEKPYKCSTCGKAFNSNSYLIEHQRIHTGEKPYKCKECGKAFRQSSSLMQHQKIHTGEKPYHCNECGKAFRQSSSLMQHQVIHTGEKPYKCNECGKAFNNNQNLSRHQRTHTGEKPYKCNKCGKAFSSNSYLTQHQRIHTGEKPYKCNACWKSFSSNQKLSRHQRVHIGEKPYKCNECGKAFCTNSRFEVHKAVHSGERPI, from the exons ATGGCTTTTGAGTGCCTAACAGCATCCCAC AAATTGTTGAGATTCCAAGATGTGGTTGTAAACTTTACCCAAGAGGAATGGAGCCTGTTAGATCCTGCTGAGAAGGACCTTTTCTGGGATGTGATGCTTGAAAACTATGAGAACTTTATCTCCCTTG CACCTTTTCAAATGTTTCTTCATGAGCAAGGACTTCCAGATTCCAAGCCACTTTTGATTTCTCaattagagagaagagaaacatcATGGCTACCAATGGAAGAAATCCTAAAAAGCCTTTATTTGG attttCTTCCTGAAGATAATACTTTTAGACTGAAGTGCAATCTGGGATCAGTCCTTTCTTCACAACAGAAAATTCCTGGAAAAAAATGTCTCCATGAATATGACAACTTTTGGAAGAGCTTCATTGGGTTGTCAGGTCTAAGTGAATATGACAGAATCTGCTTAAGAGAGAAACTCTCTCAGTATAATAAACGTCAGAAGTCCTTCATTCACCATTCAAAACGAATTCGTTACCATAGGACATATGCTCAAGGAAAACTCTCTAAATGTGATGAATTTGGCAAAGACTTTAGCATCAGTTCACAAGAGTCTGAAAAGGTTCATAGTGGTGTGGAAAAAaactttgaatgtaatgaatgtgggaaagcttacCACAGTAGCCAATCTCTAATTGCTCATCAAAGAACTCATGTTGGAGAGAAGGCCCATAAATGCAAAGAATGTGAAAAAGCCTTTGGTTCCTGGATAAGCCTTTTTGTACATAAGAAAATTCACAATGGAGAGAAATCCTATTTATGTAATGAATGTGATAAAACCTTTAAGCAGAAGCGACACCTTAAAATTCACAAGATGGTTCATGCTGGACAGAAGtcatatgtatgtaatatatgtttGAAAATCTTCAGTAATAGGCATTACTTAGACCAACATAAAAAAATTCATACTAGCGATATAATCTATAAGTGTAATCATTGTGAGAAAGCATTCAGCCAGGAATCACAGTTTATTAAACACAAGTTAATTCATACCAGGGAAAGAGCATTTggatgtaatgaatgtgggaaagctttcagCAATAAACACTACCTGAGCAAACATCAAAAAATTCATATTGGAGTGAAACCCttcaaatgtaatgaatgtgggaaggcctttagcAGTAAGAGCTACCTTATACAACATAAAAAAATTCATACTGGAGTGAAACCCttcaaatgtaatgaatgtgggaaaggctTTATGAGTAAGAGCTACCTAATTCAGCATCAAAGAATCCATGCTGGAGGGAagccttataaatgtaatgaatgtgggaaagccttcagtaGTAATAGCTACCTAATtcagcatcagagaattcatacaggTGAGAAActctataaatgtaatgaatgtgggaaaactttCATTAGTAATAAACAACTTTCACAGCATaaaagaatccatactggagagaaaccttatagttgtaatgaatgtggaaaaaccTTTAGGCAGATGGGACATGTTGAAACACATAAAAAGATTCATACAGgtgagaaaccttttgaatgtagtgaatgtgggaaagcctttataAGTAATCAACAGCTATCCcgacatcaaagaattcatattGGAGGGAagccttataaatgtaatgaatgtggaaaagccttcagtAGTAATAGCTATTTAACACTACATCAAAGAATTCATCCTGGTGGGAAGCCCTataagtgtaatgaatgtggcaaaGTTTTCATCAGTAATAATAATCTAATTCAGCATCAAAAAATCCATCCTGGAGAAAACccctataaatgtaatgaatgtgggaaagtctTTAGCAGTAATAGCTACCTAATtcaacatcaaagaattcatactggagagaaaccctacaaatgtaatgaatgtggaaaagccttcatCTGTAATAGCTACCTAATTCAACATCAAAGAATCCATACTGGCGGGAAGGCATAtacatgtaatgaatgtggaaaagccttcagcAGCCATCAAAAGCTCACTCTTCATcaaagaatccatactggagagaaaccatataaATGTAGTACATGTGGTAAAGCCTTCAATAGTAACAGCTATCTAattgaacatcaaagaatccatactggagagaagccctacAAATGTAAAGAATGTGGCAAAGCCTTTAGGCAAAGTTCATCACTTATGcaacatcagaaaattcacactggagagaaaccctatcattgtaatgaatgtgggaaagcctttaggCAAAGTTCATCCCTTATGCAACATCAGgtaattcatactggagagaaaccctacaAATGTAATGAGTGTGGGAAAGCATTCAACAATAATCAAAATTTATCACGACATCAaagaactcatactggagagaagccgtataaatgtaataaatgtgggaaagccttcagcaGTAATAGCTATCTAACTCAGCATcaaagaatccatactggagaaaaaccttataagTGTAATGCGTGTTGGAAATCCTTTAGCAGTAATCAAAAGCTCTCAAGACATCAAAGAGTCCATATTGGAGAAAAaccctataaatgtaatgaatgtgggaaagccttctgCACCAATTCTAGATTTGAAGTACATAAGGCAGTTCATTCTGGAGAGAGACCTATTTAG